In Lysobacter firmicutimachus, one genomic interval encodes:
- a CDS encoding glycosyltransferase, with product MRSAVLIPCYNEAKTVAKVVADFRRALPDAEIWVFDNASSDDTAALALGAGARVRRVPAKGKGNVVRTMFREVEADVYLMVDGDDTYPAEHALALLEDVIEGRADMVVGTRLEQHDSDSFRRFHGFGNKLVRWSIGRLFGQPVRDVLSGYRAFSRRFVKSMPVLSRGFEIETEMTVFAMANAFVLSERTVPYGVRPEGSESKLNTFRDGFRVLRTIGFLFKDLRPLLFFGTAALLAALASVGFGAFVVHEYSLTGAVTHPSTAVLAAALALTAFILLATGLILDTVNRRSNEILRLITDQVVRYKSE from the coding sequence TTGCGCAGCGCGGTCCTGATCCCTTGCTACAACGAAGCCAAAACGGTGGCCAAGGTGGTCGCCGATTTTCGCCGCGCGCTGCCCGATGCCGAGATCTGGGTGTTCGACAACGCCAGTAGCGACGACACCGCCGCGCTGGCGCTTGGCGCCGGCGCGCGGGTGCGGCGGGTGCCGGCCAAGGGCAAGGGCAACGTGGTGCGGACCATGTTCCGAGAGGTCGAGGCCGACGTGTACCTGATGGTGGACGGCGACGACACCTATCCGGCCGAACACGCCTTGGCCCTGCTCGAGGATGTGATCGAAGGCCGCGCCGACATGGTCGTCGGCACCCGCCTGGAACAGCACGATTCGGATTCGTTCCGGCGCTTCCACGGCTTCGGTAACAAGCTGGTGCGTTGGAGCATCGGCCGCCTGTTCGGCCAACCGGTGCGCGACGTGCTGTCGGGCTATCGCGCGTTCTCGCGCCGTTTCGTCAAGTCGATGCCGGTGCTGTCGCGCGGTTTCGAGATCGAAACCGAAATGACCGTGTTCGCGATGGCCAACGCCTTCGTGCTCAGCGAGCGCACCGTGCCCTACGGCGTGCGCCCGGAAGGCAGCGAGTCCAAGCTCAACACCTTTCGCGACGGCTTCCGGGTACTGCGCACCATCGGCTTTCTGTTCAAGGACCTGCGCCCGCTGCTGTTCTTCGGCACCGCCGCGCTGCTGGCGGCGCTGGCCAGCGTCGGCTTCGGCGCTTTCGTGGTCCACGAGTACAGCCTCACCGGCGCGGTCACTCATCCTTCGACCGCGGTGCTCGCCGCGGCCTTGGCGCTGACCGCGTTCATCCTGCTGGCCACCGGCCTGATCCTGGACACGGTCAACCGGCGTTCGAACGAGATCCTGCGCCTGATCACCGACCAGGTGGTGCGTTACAAATCGGAGTGA
- a CDS encoding GtrA family protein, whose amino-acid sequence MSLTRQGRNYLIFGALQYVLDWGVMVGLSHLGMPVEAANLAGRISGAMLGFWLNGRFTFAGDDTTVGRRQFGRFVTMWIGTTLVSTWAVGTVDDYAGLRWTWLAKPLIEIVLGGVGFLISRHWVYRR is encoded by the coding sequence ATGAGCCTGACCCGCCAGGGCCGCAACTACCTCATCTTCGGCGCCCTGCAGTACGTCCTCGACTGGGGCGTCATGGTCGGGCTCAGCCACCTGGGCATGCCGGTGGAGGCCGCCAACTTGGCCGGACGCATCAGCGGCGCCATGCTCGGGTTCTGGCTCAACGGCCGCTTCACCTTCGCCGGCGACGACACCACGGTGGGACGGCGCCAGTTCGGCCGCTTCGTGACCATGTGGATCGGCACCACCCTGGTCAGCACCTGGGCGGTAGGCACGGTCGACGACTACGCCGGGCTCCGATGGACCTGGCTGGCCAAGCCCTTGATCGAAATCGTCCTCGGCGGCGTCGGTTTCCTGATCTCGCGCCATTGGGTGTATCGGCGCTGA